The segment TCTCCTGGGAGTCGCGGGTCCCGCTGTGGGGTGCGCTCATGGGATCTCCGGCGCGATAGGGAGCACGATCCTTTCGGACCGGCCCGGGTCGGTATGGAAACCGGCGACGAGCGCCGGCTCTTCCTTCATGCCGTGATCCTCGGGGCAATGCGGGCAGTCTTGCTGTGTCGTCCGCGGCGGCCGGCACACCTGGCAGGTGCGCAGGTACTCGAGCGTTCCTTCCAGCTCGCGCGCGAGCGCCTCGTGCCGGGTGATCGCCTCACGCGTTTCCGCGAGCTTTTTCTGGAACGTCTCGCGCACGACGTCCATGGCCTCGGGTCCGTACCGGCTCCCGTGCCAGGCCTTGAGCAGGCTTTGAATCTGATGGAGCGAGAGCCCAGCTTCCTGCAAGAGCTCGATCCACCGGATTCGCCTGAGGGCGGAGTCGTCGTAGAGCCGAAAGCCCCCGTTGCTGCGCGCCACCGGATGGAGCAGATCGAGCTCCTCGTAAAGCCTGAGCGCCCGGACCGACTTCCCGGTCTGCCTTGCCAGGTCTCCGACCTTGAGATGCTTCGAAATAGCGGCTTCCATACGATCCCTCCTGCTCAACATCTTACTCTTACGCAAAGGTTAGAGTCTAACTAAAATTTCGGCAGGCTGGCGTCAGGTGCTGAGCTGATTCCTCCCGCATCTCAGCTGAATGTAACTTGTTTATTGTTATGTGCTTAGATGTAAATGACGCGCGCCCGATTCGCAACTCATGGACGCTGCGGGCACCGCCGACAGCGGGACCACCGCCCAGGGTTCTGCGGTGTTATAGTGATGCGAGCCGGAAACCCTCATCATCTGGAGGTCCT is part of the Candidatus Eisenbacteria bacterium genome and harbors:
- a CDS encoding MerR family transcriptional regulator, with product MLSRRDRMEAAISKHLKVGDLARQTGKSVRALRLYEELDLLHPVARSNGGFRLYDDSALRRIRWIELLQEAGLSLHQIQSLLKAWHGSRYGPEAMDVVRETFQKKLAETREAITRHEALARELEGTLEYLRTCQVCRPPRTTQQDCPHCPEDHGMKEEPALVAGFHTDPGRSERIVLPIAPEIP